The proteins below come from a single Mangifera indica cultivar Alphonso chromosome 16, CATAS_Mindica_2.1, whole genome shotgun sequence genomic window:
- the LOC123198942 gene encoding LOW QUALITY PROTEIN: iron-sulfur assembly protein IscA, chloroplastic-like (The sequence of the model RefSeq protein was modified relative to this genomic sequence to represent the inferred CDS: inserted 1 base in 1 codon) has translation MDLEGLSPAISLTENALKHLNKTRLEQSEDLCLRIGVKQGGCSGMXVTTEFESRANVRPDDSVMECDGFVIVCDPKSLLFLFGMQLDYSDALIGGGFSFKNISVYTEKFYLPDSLV, from the exons atGGACT TGGAGGGGTTGAGTCCAGCGATTTCTCTGACAGAGAATGCACTGAAGCATTTGAATAAAACGAGGCTTGAGCAGAGTGAGGATTTGTGCTTAAGAATTGGAGTTAAACAGGGTGGATGCTCAGGCA TTGTCACAACAGAATTTGAGAGCAGAGCGAATGTGAGACCCGACGATTCAGTTATGGAATGTGATGGTTTTGTGATTG TTTGTGATCCAAAGAGCCTCCTCTTTTTGTTTGGAATGCAATTGGATTACAGTGATGCTCTCATTGGTGGAGGCTTCTCTTTCAAGAACATATCAGTTTATACGGAAAAGTTTTACTTACCTGATTCTCTCGTATAA
- the LOC123199295 gene encoding iron-sulfur assembly protein IscA, chloroplastic, with the protein MAFSALTSRSPALLRLPNHSPSVAGHQSSASLRFSRSNIGRRLSFSVRSSSTPVAVPPVEGLSPAISLTENALKHLNKMRFERSEDLCLRIGVKQGGCSGMSYTMEFESRANARPDDSVMEYDGFVIVCDPKSLLFLFGMQLDYSDALIGGGFSFKNPNATQTCGCGKSFAAEM; encoded by the exons ATGGCGTTCTCTGCTCTGACATCGCGTAGCCCCGCTCTTCTTCGCCTTCCCAACCACTCGCCGTCCGTCGCCGGACATCAAAGCTCGGCATCTCTCCGGTTTTCGAGATCGAATATCGGCCGTCGATTGTCTTTTTCAGTTCGATCATCCTCAACTCCAG TGGCGGTGCCTCCTGTGGAGGGGTTGAGTCCAGCTATTTCGCTGACAGAGAATGCACTGAAGCATTTGAATAAAATGAGATTTGAGCGTAGTGAGGATTTGTGCTTAAGAATTGGAGTTAAACAGGGTGGATGCTCAGGCATGTCGTACACAATGGAATTTGAGAGCAGAGCAAATGCGAGACCTGACGATTCAGTTATGGAATATGATGGTTTTGTAATTG TTTGTGATCCAAAGAGCCTCCTCTTTTTATTTGGAATGCAATTGGATTACAGTGATGCTCTCATTGGTGGAGGCTTCTCTTTCAAGAACCCAAACGCTACTCAAACTTGCGGTTGCGGTAAATCCTTTGCAGCTGAGATGTGA
- the LOC123199677 gene encoding ras-related protein Rab7-like — MDLSVNTKRRNLLKVIVLGDSGVGKTSLMNQYVYNKFSPRYKATIGADFVTKELQIDDKLVTLQIWDTAGQERFQSLGAAFYRGADCCVLVYDVNVLKSFESLHNWREEFLKQANPADPETFPFILIGNKLDIDGGNSRVVLERQAREWCASRGNMPYFETSAKEHYNIDEAFLCVAKVGLANEHQQDIYFQGISETVSEVEQRGGCAC; from the exons atggacCTGTCTGTCAACACGAAGAGAAGGAACTTGCTTAAGGTTATTGTTCTTGGAGATAGTGG AGTGGGGAAGACTTCATTGATGAATCA ATATGTGTACAATAAGTTCAGTCCACGGTACAAGGCTACAATTGGTGCTGATTTTGTCACAAAGGAGCTACAAATTGATGACAAATTGGTCACTTTGCAA ATATGGGACACAGCCGGGCAAGAAAGGTTTCAAAGTCTAGGAGCTGCATTCTACAGAGGTGCCGATTGCTGTGTTCTTGTTTATGATGTAAATGTACTCAAATCCTTCGAATCGCTTCACAATTGGCGTGAAGAATTTCTCAAACAG GCAAATCCAGCTGATCCTGAAACatttccctttatattaattGGAAACAAGCTTGACATAGATGGAGGAAACAGCAGAGTG GTTCTTGAGAGACAAGCCAGAGAATGGTGTGCTTCAAGAGGAAACATGCCTTATTTTGAGACCTCAGCAAAAGAACATTACAACATTGATGAAGCTTTCCTTTGTGTTGCAAAAGTTGGCCTTGCCAATGAACACCAACAAGACAT aTACTTCCAGGGCATTTCTGAAACTGTTTCTGAAGTTGAGCAAAGAGGAGGATGTGCATGCTGA